Genomic segment of Arachis hypogaea cultivar Tifrunner chromosome 11, arahy.Tifrunner.gnm2.J5K5, whole genome shotgun sequence:
ATGGTGACCGAGTTACAGTAAGCCAATCAGCGCATGACCGAGGAGAACCAAAGAATGGCACAGCAAATTGCCAACTTGAATAACACCCAAATCGAAAACAACAATGATCGGCAAGAACGAACAGAAGAAGCTGAGCAGCAGTCAGGGCCAACACACGTCTCAGACACTGCTCGGCAGGAAGAGGAGCAACCTGAGCATAATGAGGAAGCTCAGCAAGACAACGAGAATGACGATCACGAAAGCTCCCCTGGACCATTCACGACCAAGGTGATGAACTTCGTGCTACCCCGGAGGTTTACTCTGTCGACCACCCTAACTCCCTATGATGGGTTAGGCGATCCGAAGAAATACATCAAGAAGTTCACCTCCATAATGATAGTAAACGGTGCATCTGATAGAGTTTTGTGTCGTTGCTTTCCATCTTATTTAGATGgccctgcacttgattggttttgttctttgcctgcaGGTTCTATTTCTCGATTTCGAGACATATCAAAGCTCTTTGAGGAGCACTTTGCTGGATCGGCCATCTACCTACATGACTCCGATTACCTGAACATAATCAAGCAAGGCCAGCACGAAAGCCTCAAGGACTACATGACGCGCTTCACAAAGATAGCCATAAGTATACCCGACCTCCATCCCGAGGTGGAACTACACGCCATAAAAAGCGGATTGCGACCAGGAAAATTTCAGGAAACTATTGTTGTGGCCAAACCTAAGACTATGGCCGAGTTCCGCGAAAAGGAAAAAGGACAGATCGACATCGAGGAACTCCGGCAAGCTCGGAAAACAGAAAAGTCTCATTACAGAGACGACGCCAAAACTCGAGACAAAAAGAAGAACTTCAAACCGACTTCGCGATATGAGTCCTACACTCAATTCAACACTAAGCGCGACGATATCATCAAGGAAATCTTGAATTCAAAATTAATCAAGCCAACAAGAAAAGCCGGCAGTTACCCAGATTCAAATGGCACGGATCGATCAACATACTACTCTTTCCACCAGAAGCACGGACACACTACCAACGACTGTGTTATCGCCAAAGACCTACTAGAGTGACTAGTTCGGCAAGGTCACTTGGACAAATACATCGGCGGCCACATACAGCGGCGAGCACCCCCCTCTGGAGACCAAAGCTCGGCCACACAACATGGCCGAGATAAAGACCGACCGAACAACAACCATCCCGAACAACGCACACGTATATTAACTGTATTTCCGGAGGTTTTGCAGGTGGAGGAGCCACAAGCTCGGCAAGAAAGAGATTTTACCGAGCTATGCTTTCCATCAATGCCGATCAAATTCAACAGTAGACACTACCACACTCCCCGCAAATAACATTCTAGACAGCCGATCATAATAACAATATAGCAAATCTCGATGACCCGGTCGTAATCTCCCTGCAACTCGGAAATTTCCTAGTAAAAATGGTATTGCTAGACCCTGGGAGCAGTGCCGATGTCCTATTTTACATTCCAGAAGATGAAATTGAGCAGCAACATCCTCCAACCTTCTACTGGAGACCTGGTAGGTTTCTCAGATGAGCGAGTCCCGGTTATGGGctctgtgtggttacaaaccacactcggtGAGTTTTCCTCGTCAAAAACTTCAGGCATTCAATACTTAGTTGTTGATTGCTTCAGTCCTTACAATTTAATACTTGGCCGACCTTTCTTAAATAGGTTCGGCGCTATAgtatctacaattcatctttgtgTTAAGTTTTCTTTGCAGGATAACACAATTGCAACCATTCACAGTGATGCCCGAGAAGCCAGGGAGTGCTACAACAATAGTCTCAAAAGACCTAACCAAAATACAAAAGCCCATGTTCACAACATCGGCACCATAAATGACCAACAAATGCTGGCCGACCTTGATCCCAGAGCGGGAACATTGGAAAGGCCAACCCCAACAGAAGACCTGCATAAAATCTATTTCACAGAAAGCACGAACAAATTCACATACGTCGGTTCAACATTATCCTCAGAAGAAAAATCCTCATTCCGAGTATTCTTACAGCAAAATTCCGACCTGTTCGCTTGGACCCCAGCTGATATGCCAGGCATTGATCCATCCATCATATCGCACAAGTTGGCATTAGATCCATCTGTCTGACCCGTAGCACAGAAAAAGAGAAATCTCGGCCATGACTGAAAACAAGCTTCCCTAGAAGAAACCAAGAAGCTCATCCACGTGGGCTTCATCCGAGAAATCAGATTCACAACATGGCTGGCGAATGTCATCATGGTTAAAAAACATAACGttaaatggcgcatgtgtgttAATTTCACCGATCTCAAtaaagcatgccccaaagattCATATCCTTTACCCTCTATTGATTGCTTAGTTGATAATGCCTCTGGTTATGAAAAACTcagctttatggatgcatattctggctATAACCAGATCCAAATGCATCCATCTGATCAAAATAAGACAGCCTTCATTACTGAATATGgaaactattgttataaagtcATGCCATTTGGTCTTAAGAACACAGGTGCAACATATCAACGCCTAATGGACAAAGTCTTCGCCAAACAGATAGGCAGAAATATTGAGGTCTACGTGGACGATATGGTCGCCAAGACTAAGATCGGAAACAATCACCTTGATGACCTCGTAGAAATCTTCGGACAGCTAAAAAAATACAACATGTGGTTAAATCCCGAAAAGTGCGCATTTGGGGTTCAGAGCAGTaaattcctcggcttcatgcTCACTAGCTGAGGTATTGAGGCAAATCCAGAAAAATGCGAGCTATTTTAGACATGACAATTCCACACACCATCAAGGAAGTCCAGCGGCTAACAGGGAGACTTGCTGCACTCTCTAGATTCTTACCTTGCCTAGCTTCTAAATCTTTATgttttttccaaactttaaaaaagaaaaaagctttACAATGGACTGATGACTGTGAACAAGCATTCACAACCATCAAAG
This window contains:
- the LOC112721092 gene encoding uncharacterized protein, which produces MTEENQRMAQQIANLNNTQIENNNDRQERTEEAEQQSGPTHVSDTARQEEEQPEHNEEAQQDNENDDHESSPGPFTTKVMNFVLPRRFTLSTTLTPYDGLGDPKKYIKKFTSIMIVNGASDRVLCRCFPSYLDGPALDWFCSLPAGSISRFRDISKLFEEHFAGSAIYLHDSDYLNIIKQGQHESLKDYMTRFTKIAISIPDLHPEVELHAIKSGLRPGKFQETIVVAKPKTMAEFREKEKGQIDIEELRQARKTEKSHYRDDAKTRDKKKNFKPTSRYESYTQFNTKRDDIIKEILNSKLIKPTRKAGSYPDSNGTDRSTYYSFHQKHGHTTNDCVIAKDLLE